From the genome of Argentina anserina chromosome 4, drPotAnse1.1, whole genome shotgun sequence, one region includes:
- the LOC126791046 gene encoding ribulose bisphosphate carboxylase small subunit, chloroplastic 3-like produces the protein MSSSTFNSPIAASGYVGLATSPAKIFPAKDSIGWTKKTVSNGSRTCCMKTWNPINNKKFETLSYLPPLSDDSIAKEIDYMLKKGWIPCLEFDEVGYVQRENSRMPGYYDGRYWTLWKLPMFGCTDPSLVLNEIQECKERFPNAYIRCVAFDNQKQGQCMAFIIQKPNSPAATST, from the exons ATGTCTTCTTCTACCTTCAATTCTCCCATTGCTGCATCTGGTTATGTTGGCTTAGCAACCAGCCCTGCGAAAATTTTCCCAGCTAAAGACTCTATCGGATGGACCAAGAAAACTGTCTCCAATGGTTCAAGAACTTGCTGCATGAAG ACATGGAATCCGATCAACAACAAGAAGTTTGAGACTTTATCTTACCTCCCACCACTCTCTGATGATTCAATTGCAAAGGAGATTGACTACATGCTCAAGAAGGGCTGGATCCCTTGCCTTGAGTTTGATGAG GTGGGTTATGTTCAAAGGGAGAATAGCAGGATGCCAGGGTACTATGATGGGAGATATTGGACATTGTGGAAGTTACCCATGTTTGGTTGCACTGACCCTTCTCTGGTGCTCAATGAAATCCAAGAGTGCAAGGAAAGGTTCCCAAATGCTTATATACGCTGTGTAGCATTTGACAACCAGAAGCAGGGCCAGTGCATGGCCTTCATCATTCAGAAGCCAAACTCCCCCGCCGCCACCAGTACTTGA